In Aspergillus nidulans FGSC A4 chromosome IV, a single window of DNA contains:
- a CDS encoding putative vacuolar sorting protein SNF7 family protein (transcript_id=CADANIAT00000126) — protein sequence MSDLLNYILSQDSFRKNRLPSLYSDFSIQAKTNPDGYRVNVAAWEQALTRAARNGYISSHTFLQHSGDGKVQRRKANHLTLHVSEGLLRDLEIPELGRPVALGAVFEDAVWNRTMVPVHLYKASAASLRKPQWGLIDTTTLSPWNVMVWGLKQIRGVVVGSGTDAPRLQTQDLVLVSNLQEAAEKLVKQVLDASPSRTDLVFSKESFVEAFGTILNENSELSNTDYDVLLLYLSRDKGAIAYDGKTIRFRPTDDSPREITEQDTAISLIKSLTATMTRQIGSLEKKIAELNATARAALGDKNRVSALAALRSKKLAEHNLQQRLDTLAQLEQTQLKIEQATDHVEYLKVMESSTGALRGLNAQLGDVSKVEDVVYELREEMSKVDEIGNIMGEAGPQIDETEIDEELEGLEFKERKAKEEQEAEGTRKQLAELDNLGLETKGAIRKAPVGQNVDSALEDSIEKLSQMSVEEGA from the exons ATGAGCGACCTTCTCAATTATATCCTCTCGCAGGACTCTTTCAGAAA GAACCgcctcccctccctctattCCGATTTTTCAATTCAGGCGAAGACGAACCCGGATGGTTACCGAGTTAACGTGGCAGCATGGGAACAGGCCCTGACGAGAGCCGCGAGGAATGGGTATATCTCCTCACACACGTTTTTGCAACACTCCGGTGATGGAAAGGTGCAACGGCGCAAGGCGAACCATTTGACACTGCACGTTAGTGAAGGACTCTTGCGAGATTTGGAAATTCCGGAGTTAGGGCGGCCAGTCGCGCTGGGGGCTGTTTTT GAAGATGCCGTGTGGAATCGGACTATGGTCCCGGTGCACTTGTATAAAGCCAGCGCAGCGAGTCTGCGAAAACCGCAATGGGGACTTATTGATACAACAACTTTGAGCCCTTGGAATGTTATGGTGTGGGGGTTGAAGCAGATAcgtggtgttgttgttggatCTGGCACCGATGCTCCTAGGTTGCAGACTCAGGATTTGGTTCTGGTAAGCAACCTTCAG GAGGCGGCAGAGAAGCTTGTTAAGCAGGTGTTGGACGCGAGCCCTTCCAGAACAGATCTGGTTTTTTCCAAAGAAAGTTTTGTCGAAGCCTTTGGCACGATTCTAAATGAGAACAGCGAGCTTTCCAATACCGACTACGACGTTCTATTGCTCTATTTATCCCGCGACAAGGGTGCCATTGCATATGATGGCAAG ACGATCAGGTTCCGGCCCACGGATGATTCTCCAAGAGAGATTACTGAACAAGATACGGCGATTTCCTTGATCAAGTCTCTCACAGCAACGATGACGAGACAGATTGGAAGCCTGGAAAAGAAAATCGCCGAGCTTAATGCAACCGCAAGAGCCGCTCTTGGTGATAAGAACCGCGTATCAGCCCTCGCTGCATTGCGGTCGAAGAAGCTCGCCGAGCATAATCTACAGCAGAGACTTGATACTCTCGCACAGCTTGAGCAAACCCAGCTCAAGATCGAACAGGCCACGGACCATGTCGAGTACCTCAAAGTGATGGAATCCAGCACGGGCGCCCTTCGAGGTCTCAATGCTCAACTCGGCGATGTCTCCAAGGTTGAGGATGTCGTCTATGAGCTGCGCGAGGAAATGTCCAAAGTGGACGAGATCGGAAACATCATGGGTGAAGCTGGGCCACAGATTGATGAGACTGAGATTgacgaggagctcgaagGGCTGGAGTTCAAGGAACGGAAAGcgaaggaagagcaggaggcAGAGGGAACCAGGAAGCagctcgccgagctcgacAACCTTGGTCTGGAAACCAAAGGGGCTATCCGGAAAGCACCAGTGGGGCAGAACGTCGATTCTGCCTTGGAGGACAGCATTGAAAAGCTATCCCAGATGTCGgtcgaagaaggagcttga
- the rad18 gene encoding E3 ubiquitin-protein ligase RAD18 (transcript_id=CADANIAT00000127) gives MEPTFDIPDSTDWLDTPLTLLAPFETSLRCQVCKDFFDNPVITSCSHTFCSLCIRRCLSTEGKCPTCRSSDQELKLRRNWVVQELVEGFKNARPSILQLARMAQTGTDDSGDLAAEEPASKKRKIEPNAIVGTDGLPEEGIRTRSQSRGASRQPQATPVQVIDDGNDEDYMPDGLVPCPVCGRRMKEEAVFRHLDSCTGTAEELKPAAFGSLAPGPRKSFLAATGKPPERLPVINYSLLKDTVLRKKLKDLGIPNWGPRALLQRRHTEWLNLWNANCDSRTPKPKRELLRELDVWERTQGGNSVTPTDPTNAVMNKDFNTEEWSANYDTDFKALIANARKKNDAVIRSTIPNASQANSDTPRSAQLVDQPIEASLTPQDVDEKSTMNPQDAIDNRTEVPPVPDPPQALSGIDRAVNSPMKNVTEGDAQAIPISSSASTHKTPH, from the exons ATGGAGCCGACATTTGACATCCCGGACTCGACCGATTGGCTCGACACGCCGTTAACGCTTCTCGCGCCTTTTGAAACGTCCCTCCGCTGCCAGGTCTGCAAGGACTTTTTCGACAACCCTGTGATCACGTCGTGCAGCCACACATTTTGCTCGCTATGTATCCGCCGGTGTCTGAGTACAGAGGGAAAATGCCCTACATGCCGGAGCTCTGATCAGGAGCTGAAGTTGCGTCGCAATTGGGTGGTGCAGGAGCTGGTGGAGGGGTTTAAGAATGCTCGACCGAGCATATTACAGCTAGCTAGGATGGCACAAACTGGCACGGATGATAGTGGAGATTTGGCTGCGGAAGAGCCTGCATCGAAAAAGCGGAAAATAGAGCCGAATGCCATTGTCGGCACAGATGGTCTTCCTGAGGAGGGTATTCGCACCCGATCACAGAGTCGAGGAGCTAGTCGGCAGCCACAAGCTACTCCTGTTCAGGTCATAGATGATGGTAATGATGAGGACTATATGCCGG ACGGCTTGGTGCCGTGCCCTGTATGTGGACGGAggatgaaagaagaagccgtGTTCCGTCATCTTGACTCCTGTACTGGGACTGCAGAGGAACTGAAGCCAGCGGCTTTTGG GTCGTTAGCACCTGGCCCGCGCAAATCGTTCCTAGCAGCCACGGGAAAACCACCGGAAAGACTTCCTGTTATAAATTATTCTCTACTGAAAGATACGGTGCTACGAAAGAAATTGAAGGATCTGGGCATACCAAACTGGGGCCCGCGAGCTTTGCTGCAAAGACGACATACTGAGTGGTTGAACTTGTGGAACGCCAATTGTGACTCTAGGACACCGAAACCGAAACGAGAGTTACTGCGTGAATTAGACGTCTGGGAGCGGACCCAAGGAGGAAATTCAGTCACTCCCACCGACCCAACGAACGCTGTAATGAATAAGGATTTTAATACGGAAGAGTGGTCGGCGAACTATGACACAGATTTCAAGGCATTGATCGCGAATGCGCGAAAGAAAAACGATGCTGTTATTCGCTCAACAATACCGAACGCTTCCCAAGCGAATTCGGATACGCCGCGAAGCGCCCAACTCGTTGATCAGCCTATCGAAGCTTCGCTAACTCCGCAAGATGTGGACGAGAAAAGCACAATGAATCCTCAGGATGCTATCGACAATAGAACAGAGGTTCCCCCGGTACCAGATCCTCCCCAAGCATTAAGCGGGATAGATCGTGCGGTGAATTCGCCGATGAAGAATGTGACCGAGGGCGATGCCCAGGCGATTCCCATCTCCAGCAGTGCGTCCACCCATAAAACGCCGCATTGA
- a CDS encoding uncharacterized protein (transcript_id=CADANIAT00000128): MAIADHKKFLAEAVFHERRTVTYRSLGRALRVHSTLAKQMLYEFHLNENSKKPSSVHATYVLTGVPKPVEPVRNGATANGNGDNEDDIMPSSPYISSSLPNPETESDQVPVSAVLLAREEDLEGNLQPTILQDLNVLTDVSREMLVNHAHEDPLEYGKQWGMVQNTNVMRRTGVRPPPPPSSTVPAKRPAQSEPLQPGKAEIKNEEPPKPLQRQNSASSAKTNEKIPPAKKEKGSLFSSFAKAKPKLKKEDPATSAASAAESTATSGAEDVVDDASEDEQEDLFPESRKEGPSETRESRKERDERLRKMMEDDGGLVSNIVHHRILMSADEDEEMIDATEPPTESETIDKPPPKQEDLKVEATVKGGRRRGRRQVMKKVVKKDSEGYLVTVEEPSWESFSEDEPTPPPPKKKPGVSAPKAKPGTKAGQGNIMSFFGKK; encoded by the exons ATGGCTATCGCTGATCATAAGAAGTTTTTGGCGGAAGCTGTCTTTCATGAACGTCGTACG GTTACATATCGCTCGCTGGGCCGAGCATTGAGAGTACACAGCACCCTCGCGAAGCA AATGCTCTATGAGTTTCACCTCAATGAAAACTCCAAGAAACCGTCCAGCGTGCACGCCACCTATGTCCTCACGGGGGTGCCCAAGCCCGTCGAACCCGTGAGGAACGGAGCCACTGCCAATGGCAACGGTGACAACGAAGATGATATAATGCCGAGCAGTCCTTATATCAGCAGCTCGCTGCCCAACCCGGAAACTGAATCGGACCAAGTTCCTGTATCTGCCGTACTGCTGGCGCGGGAGGAAGATCTAGAAGGCAA CCTGCAACCTACCATACTGCAGGATCTCAATGTGCTCACTGATGTCAGTCGTGAGATGCTGGTTAACCATGCGCACGAGGATCCACTGGAGTACGGAAAGCAGTGGGGGATGGTTCAAAATACGAATGTCATG AGGAGAACAGGTGTACGACCACCACCTCCCCCTTCGAGTACGGTGCCAGCAAAAAGACCTGCCCAATCTGAACCCTTACAACCGGGAAAAGCTGAAATCAAGAACGAGGAACCACCCAAGCCTCTGCAACGCCAGaattctgcttcgtcagcgaagacgaacgaAAAGATCCCTCCggcaaaaaaagaaaaaggcagCTTATTCAGTTCTTTCGCTAAAGCGAAACCGAAGctcaagaaagaagatcCTGCCACATCAgctgcctctgctgctgagTCG ACTGCAACTAGCGGTGCCGAAGATG TCGTCGACGATGCttctgaagatgagcaagaagatcTCTTCCCAGAATCGAGGAAGGAAGGCCCGAGTGAGACCCGCGAAAGCAGAAAGGAACGAGATGAGAGGCTTAGAAAGATGATGGAAGATGACGGTGGGTTGGTCTCGAACATTGTGCATCATCGAATACTAATGAGcgcagatgaagatgaagagatgATCGATGCTACAGAGCCGCCAACAGAATCCGAAACCATAGACAAGCCGCCCCCCAAGCAAGAGGACCTCAAGGTTGAAGCCACGGTCAAAGGCGGTCGTCGCAGAGGACGGCGGCAAGTCATGAAGAAAGTAGTTAAGAAGGATAGCGAAGGCTACCTCG TAACTGTCGAGGAACCGAGCTGGGAGTCATTCTCGGAGGATGAGCCtacaccaccaccgcccaaGAAAAAGCCAGGAGTGAGTGCTCCGAAGGCAAAACCTGGGACCAAAGCAGGGCAGGGGAACATCATGTCGTTCTTTGGAAAGAAGTGA
- a CDS encoding glycoside hydrolase family 125 protein (transcript_id=CADANIAT00000129) has protein sequence MTLPALVLALSLLSANAREAAALRDEPTILRRACPDYLSYSTAPQPAIECRTFNSSAVEQVIEDVTSRMIDKDLAQLFRNAFPNTLDTTIRWHIDGFTTAIRQSKSKKQNEQWTGPQTFVVTGDINAEWLRDSTNQLANYQTLANRDRRLYNLIQGAINTQAEFVIQSPYCNAFQPPPPSNIPPEAHNQDDQVHPAYEPSVVFECKYELDSLANFLALTADFHENTGSTDFLTSRWYTALDTLLAVLDAQSQPTFNTEGQFVTNQYTFQRTTTLGTETLSLAGVGNPLNSGTGLIRSAFRPSDDATIMGFFIPANAQMAVQLNKTAAMLRTAGGHDDLANNLQDRSTRLRRAIQENAIVNHPKFGDVYAFEVDGYGSHVFMDDANVPSLLSLPVLGYLDKDDPVYQNTRKMILSKDGNPYYLTGSAFHGIGGPHIGLENAWPMSLLIQAQTSDSDIEIRECLNLVKNSSLLGLVHESINVNNIVEYTRPWFAWANSVFAQTVLKIAAERPAIVFGEGAEPYIP, from the exons ATGACGCTCCCCGCACTCGTCCTCGCCCTGTCGCTCCTCAGCGCAAACGCAAGGGAGGCAGCGGCTTTGAGAGATGAGCCTACTATCCTCCGGCGGGCCTGCCCAGACTATCTTTCTTACTCTACAGCTCCTCA ACCAGCAATAGAGTGCAGAACTTTCAATTCGTCAGCAGTCGAGCAGGTTATTGAAGACGTCACATCTCGCATGATTGACAAAGATCTCGCCCAGCTGTTCCGCAACGCCTTCCCCAACACCCTAGACACAACAATCCGCTGGCATATTGATGGGTTCACAACAGCGATACGGCaaagcaagagcaagaaacaGAACGAGCAATGGACTGGCCCGCAGACCTTTGTCGTCACGGGAGACATAAACGCAGAATGGCTCCGCGATTCAACAAACCAGCTAGCCAACTACCAGACTCTAGCGAATCGAGACCGGCGCCTCTACAACCTAATCCAAGGCGCAATCAACACACAGGCTGAGTTCGTCATTCAGTCGCCCTACTGCAATGCATTCCAGCCGCCGCCTCCGAGCAATATTCCACCTGAAGCCCATAACCAGGATGACCAGGTCCATCCCGCGTACGAACCGTCCGTTGTGTTCGAGTGCAAATACGAGCTAGATTCCCTAGCCAACTTCCTCGCCCTTACAGCGGATTTCCACGAAAACACAGGGTCAACTGACTTTCTCACAAGCCGCTGGTATACAGCGCTTGATACGCTTCTCGCCGTTCTAGACGCGCAGTCCCAGCCAACCTTTAACACGGAAGGCCAGTTCGTTACGAACCAGTACACTTTCCAACGGACCACAACCCTAGGAACTGAAACACTCAGTCTAGCTGGTGTCGGGAACCCCCTTAACAGCGGAACAGGGCTCATTCGTAGCGCGTTCCGTCCCAGCGATGACGCAACGATCATGGGCTTCTTTATCCCCGCGAATGCCCAGATGGCTGTACAGCTAAACAAAACAGCAGCTATGCTCCGCACTGCCGGTGGACATGATGACCTTGCAAACAATCTTCAGGATCGCAGCACCCGGCTGCGTAGGGCAATCCAGGAGAACGCTATAGTCAATCACCCTAAATTTGGTGATGTCTATGCGTTCGAGGTGGACGGGTACGGATCCCACGTCTTCATGGATGACGCGAATGTGCCTTCCCTCCTTTCTCTCCCGGTCCTTGGCTACCTTGATAAAGATGACCCCGTATACCAGAACACGCGCAAGATGATCCTCTCCAAAGACGGAAATCCGTATTATCTCACCGGCTCTGCATTCCACGGTATTGGTGGTCCGCACA TCGGCCTTGAAAACGCTTGGCCCATGTCCCTTCTGATCCAAGCACAGACGTCAGACTCAGATATTGAGATAAGGGAGTGTCTGAACCTTGTCAAGAACTCGAGCCTGCTTGGTCTTGTGCATGAGTCTATCAATGTAAATAACATCGTCGAGTACACAAGGCCTTGGTTTGCGTGGGCTAATTCCGTCTTTGCCCAAACGGTACTCAAAATCGCGGCTGAGCGGCCGGCGATTGTTTTCGGAGAAGGGGCTGAGCCGTATATTCCCTAG
- the pex12 gene encoding ubiquitin-protein ligase peroxin 12 (transcript_id=CADANIAT00000130) gives MEYLPSLQQEFDELKPSLFELLAEQQLSDLLPPSIRYILAVATHRHPRYLLRVLNSFDEVYALLSLVVERYYLRNFGGSFTENFYSLKRERVLLTKNGEIPRAQLGAPGPVRESLKLRNSDVWKNLLVMVGIPYLKRKLDEGYDIHAAPQASLIMNGGPRYNPSDDLPPHPTIRQRFMHAYKWFLRNVYPSFNAAYYFSILAFNLAYLFDNTKYSSPFLWLIGTRIRRLSSADHQAIAKILEGKPQTPNSRSARSRPGSGLLGLFSPHNLYPQLLTSLRYFLPASIFALKFLEWWHASDFSRQLARKATDTLDIPAPITKGMISPSERKSRPPTKQKEDPESPKSALKTSSPHKRIQPPISASSYLPIFTVPLPPADSDAASSCPVCLNQLTNPTACQTGYVYCYVCIFHWLNGEHQRQIDFMNGDGAGAAWEDDSGDGIDADGDRNETESAAKTGKSRHGKWESGKGRCPVTGRRVLGGTEGLRRVLI, from the exons ATGGAGTATCTACCTAGCCTTCAGCAAGAGTTCGATGAGCTCAAGCCGTCGCTCTTTG AACTGCTCGCGGAACAACAGCTATCAGACCTTCTCCCTCCCTCAATACGTTACATTCTCGCCGTCGCTACACACCGTCACCCGCGATATCTGCTACGTGTCCTGAACTCCTTTGATGAGGTTTACGCGTTGCTCTCCCTTGTCGTTGAGCGGTATTACCTCCGCAACTTCGGCGGCTCTTTCACAGAGAACTTCTACTCACTCAAGCGCGAGCGTGTCCTCCTAACCAAGAATGGCGAGATACCTCGCGCTCAGCTTGGTGCTCCCGGACCTGTCCGCGAGAGCTTGAAGCTGCGTAATTCAGACGTGTGGAAGAACCTCCTCGTCATGGTCGGCATTCCGTATCTCAAGCGCAAGCTAGACGAAGGCTACGACATCCACGCTGCTCCGCAAGCCTCGCTGATCATGAATGGCGGCCCTCGATATAATCCGAGCGACGATTTACCACCACATCCAACCATCCGTCAACGCTTCATGCACGCCTACAAATGGTTCCTCCGCAACGTCTACCCCTCCTTCAATGCTGCTTACTACTTCTCTATCCTCGCCTTCAATCTCGCTTACCTCTTTGACAACACTAAATACTCCTCCCCATTCCTCTGGCTGATCGGTACCCGCATCCGTCGTCTCAGCTCCGCAGACCACCAGGCCATTGCCAAAATCCTGGAAGGCAAACCTCAAACCCCCAACTCCCGCAGCGCACGATCCCGTCCAGGCTCCGGTCTCCTAGGCCTTTTCAGCCCACATAATCTCTATCCGCAACTTCTAACCTCTCTTCGCTACTTTCTGCCGGCGTCCATCTTCGCTCTCAAATTCCTCGAATGGTGGCACGCCAGCGACTTCTCGCGCCAGCTCGCCCGCAAGGCCACCGACACTCTAGATATCCCAGCGCCCATAACAAAGGGGATGATATCGCCATCAGAAAGGAAATCTAGACCCCCAACAAAGCAAAAGGAAGACCCAGAGTCCCCAAAATCAGCTCTTAAAACCTCTTCACCTCATAAACGCATTCAACCGCCGATTTCCGCGTCCTCGTACCTACCCATATTCACCGTACCCCTCCCACCCGCTGACTCCGACGCCGCCTCATCCTGCCCTGTCTGCCTGAACCAGCTCACCAACCCCACCGCCTGCCAGACAGGCTACGTATACTGTTACGTATGTATCTTCCACTGGCTGAATGGGGAGCATCAGCGCCAGATTGACTTCATGAATGGGGACGGTGCTGGGGCGGCTTGGGAGGACGACTCTGGTGATGGCATTGATGCAGATGGAGATAGAAATGAGACAGAGTCGGCAGCAAAGACTGGGAAAAGCCGGCACGGGAAATGGGAGAGCGGGAAGGGGAGGTGCCCGGTTACGGGAAGGAGAGTACTGGGTGGAACAGAAGGGCTGAGAAGAGTACTTATATGA
- a CDS encoding RsfS/YbeB/iojap family protein (transcript_id=CADANIAT00000131), with amino-acid sequence MTLLRAPQRFQYASRVFTSTSLSTPRHAYLTYSRVRSLTSTSHHPTKSHPSLSSSTSNTTSVEENDAPKSQCTPQASQHIPWYLQEESSVPAVSEVTLQEKLPELPENPPKILPELLEYIFKDLGLDELKLIDLRPLETPSALGANVIMIIGTARSVKHLNVSADRLCRWLRSEYKLSPYADGLLGRNELKIKLRRKNRRARIASRTGTMFDDKDDGITTGWICVNAGVVEEHPVEERVEGDFEGFGPLVGGTRVVVQVFTAEKRAEMDLETLWEGRLARAQRERQKHADAAKDDAPEEVRYPNSISPSPSDYKSPNVPRSWISLPHEQRRQFHIRSLRSFARPAHHAVFTPRFMSQNHTPAEHAIVGSELSSPTAMLLQYITTMPDQQLMSALGDRPDDESSTDFLRLFHHSLLGASPNVLALARLELLCLAHSRGHTGISKESVHRAFMGCCFSASHIPDRLIPTVVDILLTPRTGDNPDGEKWFTDADKELALSALDQLVLRGNDFMNLQFFTRLYYLSSLPPGPPGEENDDGLTPAERGAHVVRMIEILDIPFDPIHARTLMVYLFRNGDYDAFMKWWRTLPLKNSPRTREDYEMLFRLHADSGDSRLTRECISTWAPMMSREDPPIWLEGDLVAHLRDCLLLADERTPARAAEGTQSLFAKLWRACERELNKSEVV; translated from the coding sequence ATGACATTGCTGAGGGCGCCTCAGCGCTTTCAATACGCTAGTCGTGTATTTACGTCTACATCCTTATCCACACCCCGTCATGCATATCTTACATATAGTCGAGTACGATCTTTGACCTCGACATCACACCACCCCACAAAAAGCCATCCATCcttgtcctcatcaacgTCCAATACCACATCTGTGGAAGAAAATGACGCCCCAAAAAGCCAATGTACCCCCCAGGCGTCTCAACACATCCCCTGGTATCTTCAGGAAGAGAGCTCAGTACCTGCAGTGTCCGAGGTCACCTTACAGGAGAAACTCCCAGAGCTCCCGGAAAACCCACCCAAAATCTTGCCGGAACTCCTAGAATACATCTTTAAAGACCTcggccttgatgagctcAAGTTGATTGACTTGCGACCACTGGAGACGCCCTCAGCGCTCGGAGCGAACGTCATCATGATCATCGGAACTGCGCGCAGTGTCAAACACTTGAACGTTTCGGCTGACCGTCTGTGTCGCTGGCTGCGGAGCGAATACAAGTTATCGCCGTATGCGGACGGATTGTTGGGAAGGAACGAGCTGAAGATTAAGCTTCGGCGCAAGAACCGCAGAGCTAGAATTGCTAGCCGAACTGGTACGATGTTTGATGATAAGGACGACGGGATTACTACGGGTTGGATTTGTGTCAACGCGGGTGTCGTGGAGGAGCATCCTGTTGAGGAGCGGGTGGAAGGCGATTTTGAGGGTTTTGGCCCTCTCGTGGGGGGTACGAGAGTGGTAGTTCAGGTGTTCACGGCAGAGAAGAGAGCGGAAATGGATTTGGAGACTCTGTGGGAAGGAAGACTGGCGCGAGCACAGCGAGAGAGACAAAAGCACGCCGATGCCGCCAAGGATGACGCACCCGAAGAGGTTCGTTATCCCAACTCAATAAGTCCGTCACCATCTGACTATAAATCGCCCAATGTTCCCAGGTCGTGGATCAGTCTTCCGCATGAACAAAGAAGACAGTTTCATATTAGAAGTCTGCGGTCATTCGCGCGCCCGGCACACCATGCTGTTTTTACGCCACGTTTTATGTCCCAGAATCATACCCCTGCTGAACATGCCATCGTAGGGAGCGAACTGTCTTCTCCGACTGCAATGCTCTTGCAGTATATTACGACTATGCCAGATCAGCAATTGATGTCTGCATTGGGGGATAGACCAGATGACGAGAGTTCGACCGACTTCCTACGACTTTTCCACCACAGTCTATTAGGCGCTTCACCGAATGTTCTAGCCTTGGCCAGACTGGAGCTCCTATGCTTGGCACATTCCAGAGGGCATACAGGAATCAGCAAAGAAAGCGTACATCGCGCATTCATGGgttgctgcttctccgcCTCTCATATACCAGATCGTCTAATCCCCACTGTCGTTGATATCCTGCTCACCCCCCGAACAGGAGACAACCCAGACGGAGAGAAATGGTTCACTGATGCCGACAAGGAATTGGCTCTTAGTGCTCTAGATCAACTCGTTCTTAGAGGGAACGATTTTATGAATCTCCAGTTCTTTACCCGGCTATACTACCTCTCCTCACTCCCCCCAGGTCCCCCCGGAGAAGAAAATGATGACGGTCTGACCCCAGCAGAAAGAGGTGCCCATGTCGTACGTATGATTGAAATCCTTGATATTCCCTTCGACCCTATCCACGCCCGAACCCTCATGGTCTATCTCTTCCGTAACGGCGACTATGACGCGTTCATGAAGTGGTGGCGCACGCTACCTCTAAAGAATAGCCCCCGGACACGCGAAGACTATGAGATGCTTTTCCGTTTACATGCTGATTCAGGTGATTCGCGTCTGACGCGCGAGTGTATTTCCACTTGGGCCCCCATGATGAGTCGCGAGGATCCGCCGATTTGGCTTGAGGGAGACCTCGTTGCCCATCTCCGGGACTGTCTTTTACTTGCTGACGAAAGAACCCCAGCCAGGGCTGCGGAGGGGACTCAGAGTCTTTTTGCAAAGCTGTGGCGGGCGTGCGAGAGAGAGTTGAATAAATCGGAGGTAGTATAG
- a CDS encoding RNA-binding ATPase activator ESF2 (transcript_id=CADANIAT00000132), which translates to MTTRKHNEFLDIGTSDDEDNDAGYDSEAAEESKGRTVKRRKTQSREDGIESASEDESSGGSEGEESDTEAGGVRLREKKRGQRDEYENDSDDDGNYMNQESQYLDVTAEVEKAKAKKNQKPLDKLKNKPPKKNKTGVVYFSSLPPYLKPFALKSLLETRGFKPITKVFLTPAVRPPSAPRRRSNKRKTYTDGWVEFASKKTAKICAETLNATIVGGKKGGWYHDDVWNMKYLKGFKWADLMETQERERSEREAKRRIEDARARKEEKVFLQGYEKGKMLEGIQKKNEEKRRKKMADKDGHGDQGKEQAINARRLFKQNEVKLGRDKTSADQTTVEEDTRRVLGKIF; encoded by the exons ATGACGACCCGCAAACACAACGAATTCTTGGACATCGGAACcagcgacgacgaagacaacGATGCCGGATATGACTCCGAAGCCGCTGAAGAGAGTAAAGGTCGGACTGtgaagcgaagaaagacACAATCTCGAGAAGATGGCATAGAAAGCGCCTCCGAGGACGAGAGCTCAGGCGGatcagagggagaagaaagcgaTACAGAAGCGGGAGGTGTACGCCTACGTGAAAAGAAGCGCGGACAGCGTGATGAATATGAGAATGActcagacgatgatggcaaTTACATGAACCAAGAATCCCAGTACCTTGACGTGACCGCCGAAGTGGAAAAAGCGAAGGccaagaagaaccagaagcCGCTCGACAAGCTAAAAAATAagccgccgaagaagaacaaaacGGGCGTCGTGTACTTTTCATCATTACCGCCGTATTTGAAGCCATTTGCGCTCAAATCGCTTCTTGAAACCCGTGGGTTCAAGCCTATCACGAAGGTTTTCCTGACGCCGGCGGTGCGACCCCCTTCTGCGCCGAGGCGGCGGTCGAATAAACGGAAGACATATACCGATGGCTGGGTTGAATTTGCatcgaagaagacggcgaagatTTGCGCAGAGACGCTGAATGCAACGATCGTGGGTGGAAAGAAAGGTGGATGGTATCATGATG ATGTATGGAACATGAAATATCTCAAAGGGTTTAAGTGGGCCGATCTCATGGAGActcaagagagagaaagatcgGAACGGGAAGCGAAGCGTCGGATTGAAGATGCAAGAGcgaggaaagaggagaaggtgtTCCTGCAAGGGTACGAGAAGGGGAAGATGCTGGAGGGTattcagaagaagaacgaggagaagcggCGTAAAAAGATGGCCGATAAGGATGGGCATGGAGATCAAGGAAAAGAGCAGGCAATCAACGCGAGGAGACTATTCAAGCAAAATGAGGTCAAGCTCGGGCGGGATAAGACGTCTGCTGACCAGACTACTGTGGAGGAGGATACCAGGAGGGTTTTGGGGAAGATTTTCTGA